In Streptomyces sp. NBC_00306, a single genomic region encodes these proteins:
- a CDS encoding flavin reductase has protein sequence MNHDSIVLEGVTTHNLKSVDVALPKGKFIVAVGVSGSGKSSLIIDTLFEHSKSLYLGALSSRSLDLGDGDYHVDRIAGTQPPVALRQRDGGYSNPRSTVGTLTGIDGLYRLLFGAASHPVCPACFGDTGPDLLCPDCGIYTEPHSAQHFSPNRREGKCLHCDGVGEMIGFSLDRIIPDTSKTLKEIWDGADPGTFAVPNCRKVFEAMADDTGIPLDRPFGTLTEEQRDRVLHGCETVYSIKLNKVTNDFRFEGILGFLERAYKNASSAARRNAFSNYLAAEVCPSCEGGRLRTESLKASVAGLTFPQFQRDELSTSTERLREALSAGKLPGQVRGLAEEIVKKSTNIDQVGLGHLQLRRPIVTLSSGELQRLLLAQHLASDLTGVMYVLDEPTAGLHDADTENVLASLRRLRDLGNTVIAIEHDETVITAADWVVELGPGAGSRGGEVVFEGPVAELLDKPDSPTAEALRSRPAGREGVDLDAAEWLDVRSLTRNNVEDQAVRLPLRALTCVTGVSGAGKSSLVASLHDKLRAGLKDAVTGGDVDGINHLDDVIYVEKRPIGRSSRSTLATYIGIGDHIRDAFAASADAVERGLGRAEFSANVAGGRCTACKGLGLAEVDMSLFRSEHVVCSECDGRRFQDHVLDVRLDGRNIHDVLSMTVEDALAWFDDLGNAKVVKVLTVLDEFGLGYLLLGSSTTTLSGGEAQRLNLAGELIKQRRSGTLFIFDEPTRGLHPADTRHLLALFERLVASGNTIVAIEHTLRVVAVADWVIDIGPGAGRAGGNVIHCGTPDELLKSEKSTTATHLRRALEGRSAAEIPPTRPATSGRAMSPLAGANDLLPTSLAIVTGCAGASGNGAAAPRGLTIASLTAVSEDPGLIGFLVKAESSSWASIAPGLHFCVNILSDRQADIAKVFARTRPDLRFDGLEWAATANGCPRIGGAFGFIDCRMAASYRMGDHLLILGRVHGAELDHTLQPLRRNGQGRDADYGWTLAGEPAEAGADT, from the coding sequence GTGAACCACGACAGCATCGTTCTCGAGGGCGTCACGACCCACAACCTCAAGTCCGTCGATGTGGCCCTGCCCAAGGGAAAGTTCATCGTCGCGGTCGGCGTCTCCGGGTCCGGCAAGTCCTCCCTCATCATCGACACCCTGTTCGAGCACTCCAAGTCGCTCTACCTCGGCGCGCTGTCGAGCCGGTCCCTCGACCTGGGCGACGGTGACTACCACGTCGACCGCATCGCCGGGACCCAGCCCCCCGTCGCTCTGCGCCAGCGTGACGGCGGCTACAGCAACCCCCGTTCGACCGTGGGCACGCTGACCGGAATCGACGGGCTCTACCGGTTGCTGTTCGGCGCCGCCTCCCACCCGGTGTGTCCCGCCTGCTTCGGCGACACCGGTCCCGACCTGCTCTGCCCCGACTGCGGCATCTACACCGAGCCGCACTCCGCCCAGCACTTCAGCCCGAACCGCCGCGAGGGCAAGTGTCTGCACTGCGACGGCGTCGGCGAGATGATCGGGTTCTCCCTCGACCGGATCATCCCCGACACCTCGAAGACGCTGAAGGAGATCTGGGACGGCGCGGACCCGGGCACCTTCGCCGTGCCCAACTGCCGCAAGGTGTTCGAGGCCATGGCCGACGACACGGGCATCCCGCTCGACCGCCCCTTCGGCACGCTCACCGAGGAGCAGCGTGACCGGGTCCTCCACGGCTGCGAAACCGTCTACTCCATCAAGCTGAACAAGGTCACCAACGACTTCCGGTTCGAGGGAATCCTCGGCTTCCTGGAGCGGGCCTACAAGAACGCCAGCAGCGCCGCGAGGCGCAACGCCTTCTCGAACTACCTGGCCGCCGAGGTCTGCCCGTCCTGTGAGGGAGGGCGGCTGCGGACCGAGTCGCTGAAGGCCTCCGTCGCCGGGCTCACCTTCCCCCAGTTCCAGCGGGACGAACTCTCCACCTCGACCGAGCGGCTCCGGGAGGCGCTCTCCGCGGGGAAACTGCCGGGGCAGGTCCGCGGACTGGCCGAGGAGATCGTCAAGAAGTCCACCAACATCGATCAGGTGGGTCTGGGACACCTCCAGCTCCGGCGTCCCATCGTCACCCTGTCCAGCGGCGAACTGCAGCGGCTGCTGCTCGCCCAGCATCTGGCGAGCGACCTGACCGGTGTCATGTATGTGCTGGACGAACCCACGGCCGGCCTGCACGACGCGGACACCGAGAACGTCCTCGCCTCGCTGCGGCGCCTGCGCGACCTGGGCAACACCGTCATCGCCATCGAGCACGACGAGACCGTGATCACCGCGGCCGACTGGGTGGTCGAGCTCGGGCCGGGGGCGGGCTCCCGGGGTGGAGAAGTGGTCTTCGAGGGCCCCGTGGCGGAGCTTCTCGACAAGCCCGACTCCCCGACGGCCGAGGCGCTGCGCTCCCGGCCCGCCGGCAGGGAGGGCGTCGACCTGGACGCGGCCGAGTGGCTCGACGTCCGCTCCCTCACCCGCAACAACGTCGAGGACCAGGCGGTTCGTCTGCCGCTCCGGGCGCTCACCTGCGTCACCGGCGTCTCCGGAGCCGGCAAGAGCTCACTGGTCGCGAGCCTCCACGACAAGCTCAGGGCCGGCCTCAAGGATGCGGTCACGGGCGGCGACGTCGACGGCATCAACCACCTCGACGACGTGATCTACGTCGAGAAGCGGCCCATCGGCCGGTCCAGCCGCAGCACGCTGGCGACCTACATCGGGATCGGTGACCACATCCGTGACGCGTTCGCCGCAAGCGCGGACGCGGTCGAACGCGGCCTCGGCCGGGCCGAGTTCAGTGCCAATGTGGCCGGCGGACGCTGTACGGCCTGCAAGGGCCTCGGGCTGGCGGAAGTGGACATGTCCCTCTTCCGTAGCGAACACGTCGTGTGCTCCGAGTGCGACGGCCGGCGCTTCCAGGACCACGTGCTCGACGTGCGGCTCGACGGCCGCAACATCCACGACGTGCTGTCGATGACGGTTGAGGACGCCCTGGCCTGGTTCGACGACCTCGGCAATGCCAAGGTCGTGAAGGTACTGACCGTCCTCGACGAGTTCGGCCTCGGCTATCTGCTGCTCGGCTCCTCCACCACCACCCTCTCCGGCGGAGAGGCCCAGCGCCTCAATCTGGCCGGCGAGCTGATCAAGCAGCGGCGCAGCGGCACGCTGTTCATCTTCGACGAGCCCACGCGAGGGCTGCACCCGGCCGACACCCGCCACCTCCTGGCCCTCTTCGAACGCCTCGTCGCGTCCGGCAACACCATCGTCGCCATCGAACACACCCTGAGAGTCGTCGCCGTCGCCGACTGGGTCATCGACATCGGTCCGGGCGCCGGCCGCGCCGGCGGCAACGTCATCCACTGCGGCACCCCGGACGAGCTGCTCAAGTCCGAGAAGTCGACCACCGCGACCCATCTGCGCAGGGCACTGGAGGGCCGCTCCGCGGCCGAGATCCCGCCCACGCGGCCGGCGACGTCCGGTCGGGCGATGAGCCCGCTGGCGGGGGCGAACGACCTGCTGCCGACGTCGCTGGCCATCGTGACCGGCTGCGCCGGCGCCTCGGGGAACGGCGCCGCGGCGCCGCGAGGTCTCACCATCGCCTCCCTCACGGCGGTGTCCGAGGACCCCGGCCTCATCGGCTTCCTGGTGAAGGCGGAAAGCTCCAGCTGGGCGAGCATCGCCCCCGGGCTGCACTTCTGCGTCAACATCCTCAGCGACCGACAGGCGGACATCGCGAAGGTCTTCGCACGGACCAGGCCCGACCTGCGCTTCGACGGGCTGGAGTGGGCCGCGACCGCGAACGGATGCCCCCGCATCGGCGGCGCCTTCGGCTTCATCGACTGCCGGATGGCGGCCAGTTACCGGATGGGGGACCATCTGCTGATCCTCGGCAGGGTGCACGGCGCCGAGCTCGACCACACGCTCCAGCCGCTGCGACGCAACGGGCAAGGACGCGACGCCGACTACGGCTGGACCCTGGCGGGCGAGCCGGCCGAGGCGGGTGCCGACACATGA
- a CDS encoding carbon-nitrogen hydrolase family protein has protein sequence MKVAVVQTRWADDPADGLRNAHQAIEEATESGDVDVLCFPEFFLGPPWYMPGQDHLRGRTDTRIPGPVIETFQKLAQSTSTNMVLGAIVEELDDGKYSNTSLFLDRDGEIAGRASKAHMFGNEIVVCRAADSLGIIETDVGRVGLAVCSDFWVPEAIRVMALAGVHTVFVPGGTLRQNQALMVNALRTTAYLNGVNVVYASSVGLVEGTRGDRVVQIHFAGTSLVVSPEGVMAQAGSARPQILHADLAPPPAHNDGRNWLAMRRPEAYAPLLGEYAGMSRDLAEELRSNLAEDAGQRQPSEAPATSRTGV, from the coding sequence ATGAAGGTAGCGGTAGTCCAGACGCGTTGGGCCGACGACCCGGCCGACGGCCTGCGCAACGCCCATCAGGCCATCGAGGAAGCCACCGAGTCCGGGGACGTCGACGTGCTCTGCTTCCCGGAGTTCTTTCTCGGCCCGCCCTGGTACATGCCGGGCCAGGACCATCTGAGGGGTCGCACCGACACCCGCATACCCGGGCCGGTCATCGAGACCTTCCAGAAGCTGGCGCAGAGCACCAGTACCAACATGGTGCTGGGGGCGATCGTCGAGGAGCTCGACGACGGCAAGTACAGCAACACCTCACTGTTCCTCGACAGGGACGGCGAGATCGCCGGGCGGGCCTCGAAGGCCCACATGTTCGGCAACGAGATCGTGGTGTGCCGCGCGGCCGACTCGCTGGGCATCATCGAGACCGATGTCGGCCGGGTCGGACTCGCCGTCTGCTCCGATTTCTGGGTCCCCGAAGCCATCCGGGTCATGGCGCTGGCCGGGGTGCACACGGTCTTCGTACCGGGTGGAACCCTGCGCCAGAACCAGGCGCTCATGGTCAACGCGCTGCGCACCACGGCCTATCTCAACGGCGTCAACGTGGTGTACGCCAGCTCGGTCGGGCTGGTCGAAGGCACCAGGGGCGACCGTGTGGTCCAGATCCACTTCGCGGGCACCAGCCTCGTGGTGTCGCCGGAGGGAGTGATGGCGCAGGCCGGCAGCGCTCGACCGCAGATCCTGCACGCCGACCTGGCCCCGCCGCCCGCGCACAACGACGGCAGGAACTGGCTCGCCATGCGGCGGCCCGAGGCCTACGCGCCGCTGCTGGGGGAGTACGCGGGCATGAGCCGCGACCTCGCCGAGGAGCTGCGCAGCAACCTGGCCGAGGACGCCGGACAGCGGCAGCCGTCCGAAGCTCCCGCGACGTCGCGGACGGGGGTCTGA
- a CDS encoding carbon-nitrogen hydrolase family protein, whose translation MSRIFVAQYRRRVDAQSTLDGVLEHLDDKVTARAGFVVLPENAFAPVDAGPLPPALRDQALERLAELARRRGTYLLTGSWAEEGGPGGGLHQVAHLLDPSGDVLAAVRRPVDDQGRTVTGDDFPVVDTEHGRVGVLLGPDFWLVEPPRIQCLAGAELLLVAGSTSGAATDSQHAAVWGISTLNTVGVAIACGLDAPSAGGSGVAVPDGFLAWAGTQEAVVSAAWDLDHLRHLRQPDLRFQETLWFGLWARRPDLYTSLADGASPSGVTVEAGS comes from the coding sequence ATGTCCAGGATCTTCGTGGCCCAGTACCGCCGCCGTGTCGACGCGCAGAGCACGCTGGACGGGGTGCTGGAACACCTCGACGACAAGGTCACGGCACGTGCCGGGTTCGTCGTGCTGCCGGAGAACGCCTTCGCCCCCGTGGACGCCGGTCCCTTGCCCCCCGCCCTGCGGGACCAGGCGCTGGAACGGCTCGCCGAGCTGGCCCGGCGGCGCGGCACCTATCTGCTCACCGGCTCGTGGGCCGAGGAGGGAGGACCGGGCGGAGGACTTCACCAGGTCGCTCACCTCCTGGACCCCTCGGGCGACGTCCTGGCCGCCGTGCGGCGTCCCGTCGACGATCAGGGCCGTACCGTCACCGGCGACGACTTCCCCGTCGTGGACACCGAGCACGGGCGGGTCGGAGTGCTGCTCGGCCCGGACTTCTGGCTGGTCGAGCCGCCGCGGATCCAGTGCCTCGCGGGAGCAGAGCTCCTTCTCGTGGCCGGTTCCACCAGCGGGGCGGCGACCGACAGCCAGCATGCCGCGGTCTGGGGCATCTCCACGCTCAACACCGTGGGCGTGGCCATCGCCTGTGGGCTCGACGCGCCCTCGGCGGGGGGATCGGGTGTCGCGGTTCCCGACGGCTTCCTGGCCTGGGCCGGTACCCAGGAAGCGGTGGTCAGCGCCGCCTGGGACCTGGACCATCTGCGGCACCTGCGCCAGCCGGACCTGCGCTTCCAGGAGACCCTGTGGTTCGGCCTGTGGGCTCGGCGACCGGACCTGTACACGAGTCTCGCCGACGGAGCATCCCCGTCCGGCGTCACCGTCGAGGCCGGGAGCTGA
- the mfnA gene encoding tyrosine decarboxylase MfnA, with the protein MREAGLPESAVRTEITAALSEDIPWTRVLNSICTEPHPLAVELSHAASHTNLGDVRIFRGTKRIERKVVALLLELLGHPRGAGSLVSGGTEANLLAMLAARQEARAAGRLTERPEVIVGSTVHFSFDKIFSALGVTAVRVPVDDNLRLAPGSVAAAVNENTIAAVATAGSSELGVVDAVDDIATALARHGVWLHVDAATGGFIIPFARELGCPLPQFDFEVDGVRSITIDPHKYGLANVPAGAILFRDQEAYQADSFFLDTPAHTTLLGTRPGSAAVATYAVLEHLGREGFVEITRTNFENTVYLTTQLAEAGYGLLIEPDLNIVVARVPHAAEVSRRLDADGWIVSTSKRFDEGLRLVVARHVTRDVIDAFMPALVKADHEVRAEVAG; encoded by the coding sequence ATGCGCGAAGCCGGACTGCCCGAATCCGCGGTGCGTACGGAGATCACCGCTGCCCTGTCCGAGGACATCCCCTGGACCCGGGTGCTCAACTCCATCTGCACCGAACCGCATCCGCTGGCCGTCGAGCTGTCCCACGCCGCGTCGCACACCAACCTCGGCGACGTGCGGATATTCCGCGGTACCAAGCGCATCGAACGCAAGGTCGTCGCCCTGCTTCTGGAGCTGCTCGGTCATCCTCGGGGGGCGGGGAGCCTGGTCTCCGGGGGAACCGAGGCCAATCTGCTCGCCATGCTCGCCGCCCGCCAGGAGGCCCGGGCCGCCGGCCGGCTGACGGAGCGCCCGGAAGTCATCGTCGGAAGCACCGTCCACTTCTCGTTCGACAAGATCTTCTCCGCCCTCGGCGTCACCGCCGTCCGCGTGCCCGTGGACGACAACCTGCGCCTTGCGCCCGGCTCCGTGGCGGCGGCGGTGAACGAGAACACCATCGCGGCGGTGGCCACCGCCGGAAGCAGTGAACTGGGTGTGGTGGACGCGGTGGACGACATCGCCACCGCCCTGGCGCGGCACGGGGTGTGGCTGCACGTGGACGCGGCCACCGGCGGCTTCATCATCCCGTTCGCGCGCGAACTCGGGTGTCCTCTCCCGCAGTTCGACTTCGAGGTCGACGGCGTCCGGTCGATCACCATCGACCCGCACAAGTACGGCCTGGCGAACGTCCCCGCCGGGGCGATCCTCTTCCGTGACCAGGAGGCGTACCAGGCCGACTCGTTCTTCCTCGACACCCCCGCGCACACCACCCTCCTCGGCACCCGCCCGGGCAGCGCGGCGGTGGCGACCTACGCCGTCCTCGAACATCTCGGCAGGGAGGGATTCGTCGAGATCACCCGCACCAACTTCGAGAACACCGTGTACCTGACGACACAGCTCGCCGAGGCCGGATACGGCCTTCTCATCGAGCCCGACCTGAACATCGTGGTCGCCCGGGTCCCCCATGCCGCCGAGGTGTCACGCCGTCTCGACGCCGACGGCTGGATCGTGTCCACCTCCAAGCGCTTCGACGAGGGCCTGCGCCTCGTGGTGGCCCGGCACGTCACCCGGGACGTCATCGACGCGTTCATGCCCGCCCTGGTCAAGGCCGACCACGAAGTCCGGGCCGAGGTGGCCGGATGA
- a CDS encoding carbon-nitrogen hydrolase family protein, with protein MSLFRGQGLTLAAVQTQIDPGRREENQARAAELLASAAGQGADLACLPACFATGVNFPSIRKDATPLDGPVMDFLAGQAQRHGMHIAAGVLLSEGRDIYDACVLVGPAGDLLGLYRRASLWAGERDYLAAGEPVDAITTPLGRIGLQVSYDLRFPEASRRFLVQGVDVIVCVANLFADFSHHARSLARARAADNATALVFSSCTGENRFVGMPYVGRSCIVDGLTEGVTADDADVLAEVPAGSREGVATATLYPRQRRKAGAALPFREDTVATWRTSYIWEGP; from the coding sequence TTGAGCTTGTTCCGCGGACAAGGCCTCACCCTTGCCGCCGTCCAGACGCAGATCGATCCGGGTCGACGCGAGGAGAACCAGGCCCGTGCGGCGGAGCTGCTCGCCTCCGCGGCCGGGCAGGGCGCCGACCTGGCGTGTCTGCCCGCGTGCTTCGCCACCGGAGTGAACTTCCCGTCGATACGCAAGGACGCGACTCCGCTGGACGGACCCGTCATGGACTTCCTCGCCGGCCAGGCGCAGCGGCACGGTATGCACATCGCGGCCGGTGTCCTGCTGTCGGAGGGCCGGGACATCTACGACGCCTGCGTCCTGGTCGGTCCCGCGGGTGATCTGCTCGGGCTCTATCGCCGGGCCTCCCTGTGGGCCGGTGAGCGGGACTACCTGGCGGCCGGGGAGCCCGTCGACGCCATCACCACCCCGCTCGGCCGCATCGGCCTCCAGGTCAGCTACGACCTGCGCTTCCCGGAAGCGAGCCGACGGTTCCTCGTCCAGGGCGTCGACGTCATCGTGTGTGTCGCGAACCTGTTCGCCGACTTCTCGCACCACGCCAGGTCGCTCGCGCGCGCCCGCGCGGCCGACAACGCGACCGCCCTCGTGTTCAGCAGCTGCACCGGGGAGAACCGGTTCGTGGGCATGCCGTACGTGGGCCGTAGCTGCATCGTCGACGGCCTGACCGAGGGTGTCACCGCGGACGACGCCGACGTGCTGGCGGAGGTTCCGGCCGGCAGCCGCGAGGGCGTCGCGACCGCCACGCTGTACCCGCGTCAACGCAGAAAGGCGGGCGCCGCGCTTCCGTTCCGCGAGGACACCGTGGCGACCTGGCGCACCTCCTACATCTGGGAGGGGCCATGA
- a CDS encoding ABC transporter permease — MTAPAYRRRNARASSPGPRFRVSEWLGDVFRLVALDLRQFFDNKLYAVSTFLTSVSMVLAFGAATDQMASPTTDAANFFDFVFPGILAAGVMFSCTYSVGYTIIVDRNRRTIEDLILSPLSYSGFLLARFVGVTLKCLFQFAAVLVLGLVVFDAAVESVPLAILAFVSGCLAFAGLGVVVATFSNEISFPAVVNIIVIPLMYFAGVFFPLQNLGWVGDVMERLPLSVNVELFRAATGQGPSPSVEILTLAVAYAVVAVGVSAYAFRQRIGRG, encoded by the coding sequence ATGACGGCACCCGCGTACCGGCGGCGCAACGCCCGTGCGTCCTCGCCCGGGCCCCGGTTCCGTGTGTCCGAGTGGCTGGGAGACGTGTTCCGGCTGGTGGCCCTGGACCTTCGCCAGTTCTTCGACAACAAGCTGTACGCCGTCTCCACCTTCCTCACGTCCGTGTCGATGGTGCTGGCGTTCGGCGCGGCCACGGACCAGATGGCCAGTCCCACCACGGACGCGGCCAACTTCTTCGACTTCGTGTTCCCCGGAATCCTGGCCGCCGGCGTGATGTTCAGCTGCACCTACTCCGTCGGCTACACGATCATCGTCGACCGGAACCGGCGCACGATCGAGGACCTGATCCTCTCGCCCCTGTCGTACTCGGGGTTCCTCCTGGCGCGGTTCGTCGGGGTCACGCTGAAGTGCCTGTTCCAGTTCGCGGCCGTGCTGGTGCTCGGCCTCGTGGTGTTCGACGCCGCCGTCGAGTCCGTACCCCTCGCGATCCTCGCCTTCGTCAGCGGGTGCCTGGCGTTCGCGGGCCTCGGCGTCGTCGTGGCCACCTTCTCGAACGAGATCTCGTTCCCCGCCGTCGTCAACATCATCGTCATCCCGCTCATGTACTTCGCCGGCGTCTTCTTCCCGCTGCAGAACCTGGGGTGGGTGGGTGACGTGATGGAACGGCTCCCGCTCTCCGTCAACGTCGAACTCTTCAGGGCGGCCACCGGCCAGGGGCCGTCGCCGTCGGTGGAGATCCTCACCCTGGCCGTCGCCTACGCCGTCGTGGCGGTGGGCGTATCGGCGTACGCCTTCAGACAAAGGATCGGCCGTGGCTAG
- a CDS encoding ABC transporter ATP-binding protein, with product MASAHDTPTPVLQVSGLAYRVSPEFGLRDIDFDVDAGEGVAIIGSNGAGKTTLIRLVAGLLKPRAGEVRVCGTDARRWGRVSGHLGYVQQSKELPDGVTVEAYVRHQLRLHRAEPARLGELLALAELESYAGQYVRTLSGGSQRKLHIITAVAHRPDLLILDEPTAGLDAAARQTLLHMLAGLKKDGVAVLYASHHRQELDALADSVVVLHRGRQAKDASLEDIARSAGNPRLVLESHPDADPGPLQEWSEGLLLSHEGVQAVHPTRTGAAIELHDGEHPEALGEIVALAHAGGIRLRAAFYNRATLAEIVRTIAQHQGLGES from the coding sequence GTGGCTAGCGCACACGACACCCCTACCCCGGTGCTCCAGGTCTCCGGCCTGGCCTACCGCGTCAGTCCGGAGTTCGGCCTGCGGGACATCGACTTCGACGTCGACGCCGGTGAGGGCGTCGCGATCATCGGATCCAACGGCGCGGGGAAGACCACCCTCATCAGGCTCGTCGCCGGGCTGCTCAAGCCCCGGGCCGGAGAGGTGAGAGTGTGCGGCACCGACGCCCGGCGCTGGGGCAGGGTGAGCGGACACCTCGGTTACGTCCAGCAGTCGAAGGAACTCCCCGACGGAGTGACGGTCGAGGCGTACGTACGCCATCAGCTGCGCCTCCACCGGGCCGAGCCGGCCCGGCTGGGCGAACTCCTCGCCCTGGCCGAGCTGGAGAGCTACGCCGGTCAGTACGTGCGGACGCTGTCGGGCGGCAGCCAGCGCAAGCTCCACATCATCACGGCCGTCGCACACCGGCCCGACCTGCTGATCCTCGACGAGCCGACCGCGGGCCTCGACGCCGCCGCACGGCAGACGCTGCTGCACATGCTGGCCGGCCTGAAGAAGGACGGTGTCGCGGTGCTCTACGCGAGCCACCACCGGCAGGAACTCGATGCCCTGGCCGACTCGGTCGTCGTCCTCCACCGAGGCCGACAGGCCAAGGACGCCTCGCTGGAGGACATCGCCCGCTCGGCAGGGAACCCGCGACTCGTCCTCGAATCCCATCCGGACGCCGATCCCGGGCCGCTCCAGGAGTGGTCCGAAGGGCTCCTCCTGAGCCATGAAGGCGTCCAGGCGGTCCACCCGACGCGCACGGGTGCGGCCATCGAACTGCACGACGGTGAGCACCCCGAGGCGCTCGGGGAGATCGTCGCACTCGCGCATGCCGGCGGCATCAGGCTCCGCGCCGCCTTCTACAACCGGGCCACTCTCGCGGAGATCGTCCGGACCATCGCCCAACACCAAGGATTGGGAGAGAGCTGA
- a CDS encoding coproporphyrinogen-III oxidase family protein: MSITTTSMPFWKEYPERDSEWVRQYPTKHVMVTEEEVFPPKPMGVYMHIPFCNRLCFSCPYIKFQTERDLTLAYLDALKAEITNYANRPYIQDHRITLGYIGGGTPTSLTAQQLDDLLGHLHNSFDFAPDADFSIETTPIDITERKAKVLLERGVRRISLGVQTFVEEELKNLGRPSDPEMLKASIRLLQDAGFENINIDLMHGINGQTMEGWEHSLDVAIELGVTCVSFYTYMEFAQVSTKRRKLPPVPDRETVDDMFFFAADKLTKNGFLGYYGDCFAKPGYQPKYGETSWSEDIPIIPLGPTATGHLREHWYFNEPDIGRYVQTVREGRLPISMGRHIPKPEAIRRSMVLGVKAGRVNRERFMRLHGVDFMEMFADEISDLVEKGLVEVTDDGIEVTGPKGWYYLDNISKAFYSPEFRRYPQHLGADITGFISPQRSLPLAIVNGDSQGGCHDC; encoded by the coding sequence ATGAGCATCACCACGACGAGCATGCCGTTCTGGAAGGAATACCCGGAACGGGACAGCGAGTGGGTCCGGCAGTACCCCACCAAGCACGTCATGGTCACCGAGGAGGAGGTGTTCCCGCCCAAGCCGATGGGTGTGTACATGCACATCCCGTTCTGCAACCGGCTGTGCTTCAGCTGCCCGTACATCAAGTTCCAGACGGAGCGCGATCTGACCCTGGCCTACCTCGACGCGCTCAAGGCCGAGATCACCAACTACGCGAACCGGCCGTACATCCAGGACCACCGGATCACGCTCGGCTACATCGGCGGCGGCACGCCCACCTCGCTGACGGCCCAACAGCTCGACGACCTGCTCGGGCACCTGCACAACAGCTTCGACTTCGCGCCCGACGCCGACTTCTCCATCGAGACCACGCCGATCGACATCACCGAACGCAAGGCGAAGGTGCTGCTCGAACGGGGCGTTCGCCGCATCAGTCTCGGCGTGCAGACGTTCGTCGAGGAGGAGCTGAAGAACCTGGGCAGGCCCAGCGACCCGGAGATGCTCAAGGCCAGCATTCGCCTGCTGCAGGACGCCGGTTTCGAGAACATCAACATCGACCTCATGCACGGCATCAACGGGCAGACGATGGAGGGCTGGGAGCACAGCCTCGACGTGGCGATCGAACTCGGCGTCACCTGCGTGTCGTTCTACACCTACATGGAGTTCGCGCAGGTCTCCACCAAGCGCCGCAAGCTGCCGCCGGTCCCGGACCGCGAAACCGTCGACGACATGTTCTTCTTCGCCGCCGACAAGCTCACCAAGAACGGCTTCCTGGGCTACTACGGCGACTGTTTCGCCAAGCCCGGCTACCAGCCCAAGTACGGCGAGACGTCGTGGAGCGAGGACATCCCCATCATCCCGCTCGGACCCACCGCCACCGGCCACCTGCGGGAGCACTGGTACTTCAACGAACCCGACATCGGCAGGTACGTCCAGACCGTGCGGGAAGGACGCCTGCCCATCTCGATGGGGCGGCACATCCCCAAGCCGGAGGCCATCCGCAGGTCGATGGTGCTGGGCGTCAAGGCCGGCCGGGTCAACCGTGAGCGCTTCATGCGGCTGCACGGCGTGGACTTCATGGAGATGTTCGCCGACGAGATCTCCGACCTCGTCGAGAAGGGACTCGTCGAGGTCACGGACGACGGCATCGAGGTGACCGGCCCCAAGGGCTGGTACTACCTCGACAACATCTCCAAGGCGTTCTACTCGCCGGAGTTCCGCCGGTATCCGCAACACCTGGGGGCGGACATCACCGGGTTCATCTCCCCCCAGCGTTCCCTTCCTCTTGCCATCGTCAACGGTGATTCCCAGGGAGGCTGCCATGACTGTTGA
- a CDS encoding class I SAM-dependent methyltransferase — MTVEAPLLDLAERVPLTQPFTDMEAVRAYDLGMRRSALMAYKRPTERILAAHHEGMTDFVDIGFNTGLLSLHVSGRLPEVAVSGVEEHNNLVDVAEDNLTLCVWSNMAGDVEFEHSKLSRLPFADDSADIVYSFSSLHRWRRPVETLKEAARICKPGGTVLIEDVNRLAEEGHITFILQFVKEGGEQFMRSLKAAYSPEQAQELLREAGLDDWHVVEEDLGLVISNRPVTPVSM, encoded by the coding sequence ATGACTGTTGAGGCACCGCTGCTCGACCTCGCCGAGAGGGTTCCGCTGACCCAGCCCTTCACCGACATGGAGGCCGTTCGCGCCTACGACCTCGGCATGCGACGCTCCGCCCTGATGGCGTACAAGCGCCCGACGGAGCGCATCCTGGCGGCTCACCACGAGGGCATGACCGACTTCGTCGACATCGGGTTCAACACGGGGCTGCTGTCCCTGCACGTCTCCGGCCGCCTGCCCGAAGTCGCCGTGTCGGGCGTCGAGGAGCACAACAACCTCGTGGACGTCGCCGAGGACAATCTGACCCTCTGCGTCTGGTCCAACATGGCGGGCGATGTGGAGTTCGAGCACTCCAAACTCAGCCGGCTGCCCTTCGCCGACGACTCCGCGGACATCGTCTACTCGTTCTCCTCGTTGCACCGCTGGCGCCGCCCCGTGGAGACGCTCAAGGAGGCAGCGCGCATCTGCAAGCCGGGCGGGACGGTCCTCATCGAGGACGTGAACCGCCTGGCCGAAGAGGGGCACATCACGTTCATCCTCCAGTTCGTCAAGGAGGGAGGCGAGCAGTTCATGCGCTCGCTCAAGGCCGCCTACTCGCCGGAGCAGGCCCAGGAGCTGCTGCGCGAGGCCGGGCTCGACGACTGGCACGTCGTGGAGGAGGATCTCGGTCTCGTCATCTCCAACCGCCCCGTCACCCCGGTGAGCATGTGA